A stretch of the Marivirga tractuosa DSM 4126 genome encodes the following:
- the xseB gene encoding exodeoxyribonuclease VII small subunit — translation MAKKKELGYEESLRKLEEILHRVENEEIPIDQLTELVSESMGLLKNCKSMLKGAESKVEEAFNEMED, via the coding sequence ATGGCAAAAAAGAAAGAACTTGGCTATGAAGAATCACTTCGCAAATTGGAGGAGATATTGCATAGGGTGGAAAATGAAGAAATACCTATTGATCAACTAACAGAATTGGTCAGTGAATCTATGGGCCTGCTAAAAAATTGCAAATCCATGTTGAAAGGAGCTGAAAGCAAAGTAGAAGAAGCTTTTAACGAAATGGAAGATTGA
- the surE gene encoding 5'/3'-nucleotidase SurE yields MKRPLILVSNDDGVTSKGIRNLVETMKDLGEVIVVAPNSPQSGMGHAITIGNTLRLDRTDIFGDDVVAYESSGTPADCVKLAKHHVLKDRTPDLIVSGINHGSNTSISVLYSGTMSAAIEGAIEGCPSIGFSLCDYAQDAEFEHTLPYVKAIAQQVLDTGLPRYTTLNVNFPPKRNERIKGIKICRQARAKWEEEFDQRFDPNGRRYFWMAGNFVNFDKGEDNDEWAIANNFVSVVPCQFDLTAHHTISMLNDEWDIKID; encoded by the coding sequence ATGAAGAGACCTCTAATTTTAGTCAGCAATGATGATGGTGTAACAAGCAAGGGAATTCGAAATTTAGTGGAAACAATGAAAGATCTTGGTGAAGTGATTGTTGTTGCACCCAATAGTCCCCAGTCAGGTATGGGGCATGCTATAACTATTGGAAATACGCTAAGATTAGATAGAACTGATATTTTTGGTGACGATGTGGTAGCTTACGAAAGTTCTGGAACACCAGCCGATTGTGTTAAATTGGCTAAGCATCATGTCTTAAAGGATAGAACCCCTGACCTAATTGTCAGTGGTATTAATCATGGTAGCAATACCTCAATCAGCGTGCTTTACTCTGGCACCATGTCTGCAGCTATAGAGGGTGCAATTGAAGGTTGCCCGTCCATTGGGTTTTCATTGTGTGATTACGCACAAGATGCAGAATTTGAACATACTTTGCCTTATGTGAAAGCAATAGCTCAACAGGTTTTGGATACAGGCCTTCCAAGATACACAACCTTAAACGTAAATTTTCCTCCTAAAAGAAATGAACGCATTAAGGGAATAAAGATTTGCCGGCAGGCCAGAGCTAAATGGGAAGAAGAATTTGACCAAAGATTTGATCCAAATGGCAGAAGGTATTTCTGGATGGCAGGAAATTTCGTGAATTTTGATAAGGGGGAGGACAATGATGAATGGGCAATTGCTAATAATTTTGTTTCTGTAGTTCCTTGCCAGTTTGATTTGACTGCGCACCATACTATCAGTATGCTGAATGATGAGTGGGATATTAAAATTGATTAA
- a CDS encoding bifunctional 3,4-dihydroxy-2-butanone-4-phosphate synthase/GTP cyclohydrolase II, producing the protein MSSERIQLDTIESAIEAIKNGEIIIVVDDEDRENEGDFICAAEKVTPEIINFMSKHGRGLICASLPEDRCNELGLELMVGKNTAQFETPFTVSVDLIGEGTTTGISASDRSKTIQALVNPNTKPEVLGKPGHIFPLKARQGGVLRRTGHTEAAVDFSKLAGLTPGGVLVEIMNEDGTMARLPDLRIVADKFNLKLVAIKDLIEYRLNNESLVEEKVDVEMPTDYGDFKLVAFEQTTTKDNHLALVKGEWKEDEPVLVRVHSSCLTGDIFGSCRCDCGPQLHQAMEMIEKEGKGVIVYMNQEGRGIGLMNKLKAYKLQEQGMDTVEANVALGFKMDQRDYGVGAQILRKLGVRKIRLVSNNPTKRAGLLGYGLEIVENVALEIPPNKHNENYLRTKRDKMGHSILKNS; encoded by the coding sequence ATGTCGTCAGAAAGAATTCAATTAGATACTATAGAATCAGCTATTGAAGCGATTAAAAATGGAGAAATCATCATTGTAGTGGATGATGAGGACAGAGAAAATGAAGGCGATTTCATTTGTGCTGCCGAAAAAGTCACTCCTGAAATTATTAATTTTATGTCTAAACACGGAAGAGGATTGATTTGTGCCTCGCTTCCAGAAGATCGATGTAATGAATTAGGGTTAGAATTGATGGTAGGGAAAAATACTGCCCAATTTGAAACGCCATTTACAGTTTCTGTAGATTTAATTGGTGAGGGAACCACTACTGGGATTTCAGCTAGTGATAGATCCAAAACTATTCAAGCTTTAGTGAATCCTAATACAAAACCTGAAGTTTTGGGTAAGCCGGGGCATATTTTTCCGCTAAAAGCACGACAAGGTGGTGTTTTAAGGAGAACTGGTCATACCGAAGCTGCTGTTGATTTTTCTAAATTAGCTGGATTGACACCAGGCGGAGTTTTAGTGGAAATCATGAATGAAGACGGCACTATGGCTCGCCTTCCTGATTTAAGAATAGTTGCCGATAAATTCAATTTGAAATTAGTGGCGATAAAGGATTTAATCGAGTATAGATTAAATAATGAATCATTAGTGGAGGAGAAAGTGGATGTTGAAATGCCAACAGACTATGGAGATTTTAAATTAGTAGCATTTGAACAAACCACCACAAAGGATAATCATTTAGCTTTAGTAAAAGGAGAATGGAAAGAGGATGAGCCTGTGTTGGTTCGTGTGCATTCTTCTTGTCTGACGGGTGATATATTTGGTTCGTGCCGTTGCGATTGTGGGCCTCAGCTTCATCAAGCAATGGAAATGATTGAAAAAGAAGGTAAAGGTGTGATTGTATACATGAACCAAGAAGGAAGAGGTATTGGGTTGATGAATAAATTAAAAGCCTATAAATTACAAGAGCAAGGTATGGATACCGTAGAAGCAAATGTGGCTTTGGGTTTTAAAATGGATCAACGAGACTACGGTGTAGGAGCTCAGATATTACGAAAATTAGGTGTTCGGAAAATTAGATTGGTTTCCAATAATCCAACAAAAAGAGCAGGTTTATTAGGTTATGGCTTGGAAATTGTAGAGAATGTTGCTTTAGAGATTCCACCAAATAAGCATAATGAAAACTATTTACGAACCAAAAGAGACAAAATGGGGCATAGCATTCTTAAAAATAGCTAA
- the dnaG gene encoding DNA primase: MGLSPKTIQEVQDRAEIEEVVGDYVPLKKKGQNMWACCPFHDEKTPSFSVAPNKGIYKCFGCGKAGDSIQFIMDLEGLNFPEAIRQLADKYGIEIEETESSPEQQEAYNERESLYIVLNFAAEYFKDLLHNHPEGKSIGLSYFKERGFSHATIEEFDLGFTLDQWDGLIKAAKAAGHSEELLEKAGLIIKKEDKTYDRFRNRVIFPIHSISGKPIAFGARILINDKKQPKYINSPETDVYHKSEVLYGIAQAKKSIRDEENCYLVEGYTDVISLHQSGVENVVASSGTSLTTQQIKLIGRYAQNVTVLFDGDAAGLKAAMRGIDLILEGGLNVKVVIFPDGEDPDSYSQKMGDEAFKSFLKENAKDFIRFKSDLLLEETKQDPIKKAETIQDIVRSISKIPDPVKRAIYIKECSDILEIDEALLIAEQNKVVLREKESKGDITKRQANYLSESFSQAPEQIQKQYTPFDVAALQERESIRLLLTYAELPLADDKLVIDYLLQELSDTDFIHPVYAEILEDFVSHLKDGTILNESHFIKNGSEEVRKVIFSLYTDRYELSENWEKKFEIYTPHERHILNDSIYIHVLRLKHRSILHLIDKNTEKLKDSVSQEDEQIILQYLMQLNQAKMEIGNLLGMVVVK; the protein is encoded by the coding sequence GTGGGATTAAGTCCAAAAACCATACAAGAGGTACAAGATAGAGCCGAAATTGAGGAGGTAGTAGGCGACTATGTGCCACTCAAAAAGAAAGGGCAAAACATGTGGGCTTGTTGTCCTTTTCATGATGAGAAAACTCCATCTTTTTCCGTAGCACCCAATAAGGGTATCTACAAATGCTTTGGTTGTGGTAAAGCAGGCGATTCTATTCAGTTTATCATGGATTTGGAAGGGCTTAATTTCCCTGAAGCCATTCGTCAACTAGCCGATAAATATGGTATTGAAATTGAAGAAACTGAATCTTCTCCGGAACAACAAGAGGCTTATAATGAAAGGGAAAGTCTTTATATTGTTTTAAATTTTGCTGCTGAGTATTTCAAAGATTTGTTGCATAATCATCCTGAAGGAAAGTCCATCGGTTTGAGTTATTTCAAAGAAAGAGGTTTCTCACATGCCACTATTGAAGAGTTTGATTTAGGATTTACTTTAGATCAATGGGATGGTTTAATAAAAGCAGCCAAGGCAGCGGGGCATTCCGAAGAGCTATTGGAAAAAGCAGGTTTAATTATAAAGAAGGAGGATAAAACCTATGATAGATTTCGTAATCGAGTAATTTTCCCTATTCATTCCATTTCTGGAAAACCAATTGCCTTTGGTGCCAGAATACTTATCAATGATAAAAAGCAACCTAAATATATAAACTCTCCCGAAACGGATGTTTACCATAAAAGTGAAGTCCTTTACGGAATAGCTCAAGCTAAAAAAAGTATCAGAGATGAAGAGAATTGCTATTTGGTAGAAGGCTATACTGATGTGATTTCGTTACATCAATCTGGGGTGGAAAATGTGGTGGCGTCTTCAGGGACATCCTTAACTACTCAACAGATTAAGTTGATAGGGAGGTATGCGCAAAATGTTACCGTTCTATTCGATGGAGATGCGGCAGGTTTGAAAGCTGCCATGCGAGGTATCGATTTGATTTTGGAAGGCGGATTGAATGTTAAAGTAGTTATTTTCCCTGATGGTGAAGATCCTGATAGCTATTCCCAAAAAATGGGAGATGAAGCTTTCAAGAGCTTTTTAAAAGAAAATGCAAAAGATTTCATTCGCTTCAAATCGGATTTGTTGTTGGAAGAGACCAAACAAGATCCGATCAAGAAGGCCGAGACTATCCAGGACATAGTTCGCTCGATTTCTAAAATTCCTGACCCTGTTAAAAGGGCAATTTATATTAAAGAATGTAGTGATATTCTGGAAATAGATGAAGCACTATTAATTGCAGAACAGAATAAGGTTGTTTTAAGGGAAAAGGAAAGCAAAGGGGATATCACTAAGCGTCAGGCTAATTATTTAAGTGAAAGTTTTAGTCAAGCCCCTGAGCAAATTCAAAAACAATACACGCCTTTTGATGTAGCTGCATTACAAGAAAGAGAAAGTATAAGGTTATTACTCACCTATGCTGAACTGCCTTTGGCGGATGATAAATTAGTGATAGATTACTTGTTACAAGAATTATCCGATACTGATTTTATACATCCTGTTTATGCTGAAATACTTGAGGATTTTGTTTCTCATCTTAAAGATGGGACTATTTTGAATGAATCTCATTTTATTAAAAATGGTTCTGAAGAAGTGAGGAAAGTAATATTTTCACTATACACAGATCGCTACGAGTTGAGTGAAAACTGGGAGAAAAAATTCGAAATTTACACGCCTCATGAACGTCACATTCTAAATGACTCGATTTATATTCATGTTTTAAGATTAAAACACCGATCCATTCTTCATTTAATTGACAAAAACACAGAAAAGCTTAAGGATTCTGTTTCCCAAGAAGATGAGCAGATAATTTTACAGTATTTAATGCAGCTTAATCAGGCTAAAATGGAAATTGGCAATCTATTAGGAATGGTGGTTGTTAAATAG